In the Mycolicibacterium thermoresistibile genome, one interval contains:
- a CDS encoding single-stranded DNA-binding protein — protein sequence MFETPITVVGNIVTKPDRRWVGDQELIKFRMASNSRRRNAAGEWEPGNTLFVTVNCWGRLVTGVGAALGKGDAVIVVGYVYTSEYEDREGVRRSSVEVKATSVGPDLARCVARIEHRRHPEPGPAGDRQQSAGPHNAANGVGPDPGEEPPGEEPEVEPTEGAEPDPPEGAGLPLTA from the coding sequence ATGTTCGAGACACCGATCACCGTCGTCGGCAACATCGTCACCAAACCCGACCGGCGCTGGGTGGGCGATCAGGAGCTGATCAAATTCCGGATGGCGAGCAACTCCCGGCGCCGCAACGCCGCCGGGGAATGGGAACCCGGCAACACGTTGTTCGTCACGGTGAACTGCTGGGGAAGACTGGTCACCGGCGTCGGCGCCGCACTCGGGAAGGGTGACGCGGTGATCGTTGTTGGATATGTCTACACCAGCGAATATGAGGACAGAGAAGGAGTCCGTCGATCCTCGGTCGAGGTGAAGGCCACCTCGGTCGGCCCGGATCTGGCGCGGTGCGTCGCCCGCATCGAGCATCGCCGGCACCCGGAGCCCGGTCCGGCCGGCGACCGGCAGCAATCAGCCGGTCCGCACAACGCCGCGAACGGAGTCGGCCCCGATCCGGGAGAAGAGCCGCCGGGAGAAGAGCCGGAAGTCGAGCCGACCGAGGGCGCCGAACCGGACCCACCCGAGGGGGCGGGTCTGCCACTGACGGCCTAG
- a CDS encoding wax ester/triacylglycerol synthase family O-acyltransferase: MSDVPELDAAGLPEELSGLDQILHRGEANPRTRSGIMAVELLDTTPDWDRFRTRFDHASRRVLRLRQKVVMPTLPTAPARWVVDPDFNLDYHVRRVRVPEPGTLRQVFDLAEVDMQSPLDISRPLWTATLVEGLRDGRAATMLHLSHAVTDGVGGVEMFASIYDFERDPPPGKEPPLPIPQDLTPNDLMWEGVGRLPRSVVRGVRGLLGDTVRAVGKTLRDPRATVEGVLDYAASSARLVTPVAEPSPILRRRSLASRTGAIDIRFEDLRKAAKAGGGSINDAYLTGLCGALRLYHDALGVPVDTLPMAVPVNLRSDADPAGGNRFTGVNLAAPIGIVDPVDRMQDVRAQMTRKREERALDLLGMVAPVGSLLPDTVLEALAGTVVNSDVQASNVPVILEDTYIAGAKVLRQYGLGPLPGVAMMVVLVSRSGYFTVTARYDRAAITDARLFAHCLLAGFNEVLALGGDGRAEPASFEVDPARLEALMSNAVVPSESAMR, from the coding sequence ATGAGCGATGTGCCGGAGTTGGACGCGGCCGGGCTACCCGAGGAACTCAGCGGTTTGGACCAGATCCTGCACCGCGGCGAAGCCAACCCGCGGACCCGCTCGGGCATCATGGCGGTCGAACTGCTCGACACCACCCCGGACTGGGACCGGTTCCGCACCCGATTCGACCACGCGTCCCGCCGGGTTCTTCGGCTGCGCCAGAAGGTGGTCATGCCGACGCTGCCGACCGCACCGGCCCGCTGGGTCGTCGACCCGGACTTCAACCTGGACTACCACGTGCGCCGGGTGAGGGTGCCCGAGCCCGGGACCCTGCGGCAGGTGTTCGACCTCGCCGAGGTGGATATGCAGTCGCCGCTGGACATCTCCCGGCCGCTGTGGACGGCGACGTTGGTGGAGGGGCTGCGCGACGGCCGCGCCGCCACCATGCTGCATCTCAGCCACGCGGTCACCGACGGTGTCGGCGGGGTGGAGATGTTCGCCAGCATCTACGACTTCGAACGGGACCCGCCGCCGGGCAAGGAGCCCCCGCTGCCCATCCCGCAGGACCTCACACCCAACGATCTGATGTGGGAGGGTGTCGGCAGGCTGCCCCGGTCGGTGGTGCGCGGTGTGCGTGGGTTGCTCGGCGACACCGTCCGTGCGGTCGGAAAGACGCTGCGGGATCCGCGGGCCACCGTCGAGGGCGTGCTGGACTACGCGGCGTCGAGTGCCCGGTTGGTCACCCCGGTCGCCGAGCCCTCACCGATCCTGCGCCGCCGCAGCCTGGCATCCCGGACCGGTGCGATCGACATCCGGTTCGAGGATCTGCGCAAGGCGGCGAAAGCCGGTGGGGGGTCGATCAACGACGCCTATCTGACCGGCCTGTGCGGTGCGCTGCGGCTCTATCACGACGCGCTCGGGGTGCCGGTCGACACGTTGCCGATGGCGGTCCCGGTCAACCTGCGCTCCGACGCCGATCCGGCCGGCGGCAACCGGTTCACCGGGGTGAATCTGGCAGCACCCATCGGCATCGTCGATCCGGTGGACCGCATGCAGGATGTGCGCGCACAGATGACCCGCAAACGTGAGGAACGGGCGCTGGATCTGCTCGGCATGGTGGCTCCGGTGGGCAGTCTGCTTCCGGACACCGTGCTGGAGGCGCTGGCGGGGACGGTGGTCAATTCCGACGTCCAGGCCAGCAACGTCCCGGTGATCCTGGAGGACACCTACATCGCGGGGGCGAAAGTGCTGCGCCAGTACGGGCTCGGCCCGCTGCCGGGGGTGGCGATGATGGTGGTCCTGGTGTCGCGCAGCGGCTACTTCACCGTCACCGCCCGGTACGACCGCGCCGCGATCACCGACGCCCGGTTGTTCGCCCACTGTCTGCTCGCCGGTTTCAACGAGGTGCTCGCGCTCGGCGGGGACGGTCGCGCCGAACCCGCATCCTTCGAGGTCGACCCCGCCCGGCTCGAGGCCCTGATGTCGAATGCCGTGGTGCCGAGTGAAAGCGCGATGCGATGA
- a CDS encoding cytochrome c oxidase assembly protein, with translation MTSVGSRVRSSAAWPVLVGVALLAGTVAAGVAAMSLVDALTATGLPNPGPVTTYGLPFVRAAGEIAAVIAVGSFMFAAFLVPPQPNGVLDVSGYRALQTGSVAAGVWAVCAALMVPLTVSDVSGQPVFTILEPVSLWAAADQVNTAGAWRWTAFLAAALTLAARPVLRWGWTPFLFAGALITLLPLGLTGHSAAGGDHDLATNSLLVHLFVAAVWAGGLLALLAHATRTADHADLAARRFSAVAFWCYIAMALSGVINALVRMNVSDLLSTNYGRLVLAKIVAFALLGVIGWQQRRRGVAAVQADPDSRGPLIRLALTEAVIFGATFGIAVGLGRTPPPPPPRQPSPVEVAIGYDLAGPPTVARILFDWRFDLIFGTAAILLAVLYLLAVRRLRRRGDAWPFGRTLAWVLGCALLLFTTSSGLGRYMPAMFSVHMIAHMLLSMLVPVLLALGGPVTLALRALPVAGRGAPPGPREWLLAALHSPPSRFFTHPLVATVMFVVGFYGLYFGGLFDVAAKEHAAHVAMNIHFLLSGYLFYWVAIGVDPPPRQVPHLAKVGMVFASLPLHAFFGVALMGMKNILAERFYRSLLLDWHTDLAADQRLGGAIAWAAGEVPLVLVMLALLIQWSRSDQRAARRMDRAADRDHDAELAAYNAMLAELTRREQQRTRTER, from the coding sequence ATGACGTCGGTCGGGTCCCGTGTGCGCAGCAGCGCGGCGTGGCCGGTACTGGTCGGTGTCGCCCTGCTCGCCGGGACGGTCGCCGCCGGTGTCGCAGCCATGTCGCTGGTGGACGCACTGACCGCGACCGGGCTGCCCAACCCGGGTCCGGTCACCACATACGGTCTGCCGTTCGTCCGCGCGGCCGGCGAGATCGCCGCGGTGATCGCGGTCGGTTCGTTCATGTTCGCCGCGTTCCTCGTTCCGCCACAGCCCAACGGCGTCCTCGATGTCAGCGGTTACCGCGCCCTGCAGACCGGGAGCGTGGCGGCGGGCGTGTGGGCGGTGTGCGCGGCGCTGATGGTGCCGCTGACCGTTTCCGACGTGTCCGGGCAACCGGTGTTCACCATCCTCGAACCGGTGAGCCTGTGGGCGGCCGCCGACCAGGTCAACACCGCCGGCGCGTGGCGGTGGACGGCCTTCCTCGCCGCCGCGCTGACCCTGGCCGCCCGGCCGGTGCTGCGGTGGGGCTGGACACCGTTCCTGTTCGCCGGGGCGCTCATCACGCTGCTCCCGCTGGGTCTGACCGGGCACTCGGCCGCCGGCGGAGACCACGATCTGGCCACCAACAGCCTGCTCGTGCACCTGTTCGTGGCGGCGGTGTGGGCCGGTGGGCTGCTCGCGCTGCTCGCGCACGCGACGCGGACGGCCGACCACGCCGATCTGGCGGCCCGGCGGTTCTCGGCGGTGGCGTTCTGGTGCTACATCGCGATGGCGCTCAGCGGCGTGATCAACGCCTTGGTCCGGATGAACGTGTCCGACCTGCTGTCCACCAATTACGGCCGACTGGTGCTCGCCAAGATCGTCGCGTTCGCGCTGCTCGGGGTGATCGGCTGGCAACAACGACGCCGAGGTGTCGCCGCGGTGCAGGCCGACCCGGACAGTCGGGGCCCGCTGATCCGGCTGGCGTTGACCGAAGCGGTGATCTTCGGCGCGACGTTCGGGATCGCGGTCGGCCTGGGCCGCACCCCGCCGCCCCCGCCGCCCCGCCAGCCCAGCCCCGTCGAGGTCGCCATCGGGTACGACCTGGCCGGTCCCCCCACGGTGGCACGGATCCTGTTCGACTGGCGCTTCGACCTGATCTTCGGCACTGCGGCGATCCTGCTGGCGGTGCTGTACCTGCTCGCGGTGCGGCGGCTGCGGCGCCGCGGTGACGCGTGGCCGTTCGGCCGCACGCTGGCGTGGGTGCTGGGCTGCGCGTTGCTGCTGTTCACCACCTCGTCCGGGCTGGGCCGGTACATGCCCGCGATGTTCAGCGTGCACATGATCGCGCACATGCTGCTGTCGATGCTGGTGCCGGTGCTGCTCGCGCTGGGCGGTCCGGTCACCCTGGCGCTGCGGGCGCTGCCGGTGGCCGGCCGCGGCGCTCCGCCCGGCCCGCGGGAATGGCTGCTGGCCGCGCTGCACTCGCCGCCGTCGCGATTCTTCACCCACCCGCTGGTGGCCACCGTCATGTTCGTGGTCGGGTTCTACGGCCTGTACTTCGGTGGGCTGTTCGACGTGGCCGCCAAGGAGCACGCCGCCCACGTCGCGATGAACATCCACTTCCTGCTCAGCGGCTACCTGTTCTACTGGGTGGCCATCGGGGTGGACCCGCCGCCGCGTCAGGTGCCCCATCTGGCCAAGGTCGGGATGGTGTTCGCCTCGCTGCCGCTGCACGCGTTCTTCGGGGTGGCGCTGATGGGGATGAAGAACATCCTCGCCGAACGGTTCTACCGGTCGCTGCTGCTGGACTGGCACACCGACCTGGCCGCCGACCAGCGGCTCGGCGGCGCGATCGCGTGGGCCGCGGGTGAGGTTCCGCTGGTCCTGGTGATGCTGGCACTGCTGATCCAGTGGAGCCGCAGCGATCAACGCGCCGCCCGGCGCATGGACCGGGCCGCCGACCGTGACCACGACGCGGAGCTGGCCGCCTACAACGCCATGCTCGCCGAACTGACCCGGCGCGAACAGCAGCGCACCCGCACCGAACGCTGA
- the ettA gene encoding energy-dependent translational throttle protein EttA — MAEFIYTMRKVRKAHGDKVILDDVSLNFLPGAKIGVVGPNGAGKSSVLRIMAGLDQPNNGEAFLQPGATVGILLQEPPLNEEKTVRGNVEEGLGEIKVKLDRFNEVAELMATDYSDELMEEMGRLQEELDHADAWDLDSQLEQAMDALRCPPPDEPVTHLSGGERRRVALCKLLLSKPDLLLLDEPTNHLDAESVLWLEQHLAEYKGAVLAVTHDRYFLDNVAEWILELDRGRAYPYEGNYSTYLEKKAERLEVQGRKDAKLHKRLKEELAWVRSGTKARQAKGKARLQRYEEMAAEAEKSRKLDFEEIQIPTPPRLGNVVVEVKNLDKGYDGRPLIKDLSFTLPRNGIVGVIGPNGVGKTTLFKTIVGLEEPDSGTVKIGETVKLSYVDQTRAGIDPNKTVWEVVSDGLDYIEVGQNEIPSRAYVSAFGFKGPDQQKPAGVLSGGERNRLNLALTLKEGGNLILLDEPTNDLDVETLGSLENALEKFPGCAVVISHDRWFLDRVCTHILAWEGTEDNPAQWFWFEGNFAAYEENKVARLGPEAARPHRVTHRRLTRD; from the coding sequence ATGGCCGAATTCATCTACACGATGCGGAAGGTCCGCAAGGCGCACGGCGACAAGGTCATCCTTGACGACGTCTCCCTGAATTTCCTTCCGGGCGCAAAGATCGGCGTCGTCGGCCCGAACGGGGCCGGGAAGTCGAGCGTCTTGCGGATCATGGCCGGGTTGGACCAGCCCAACAACGGTGAGGCGTTCCTGCAACCCGGGGCGACGGTCGGCATTCTGCTCCAGGAGCCGCCGCTGAACGAAGAGAAGACGGTGCGCGGCAACGTCGAGGAGGGGCTCGGCGAGATCAAGGTCAAGCTCGACCGGTTCAACGAGGTCGCCGAACTGATGGCCACCGACTACTCCGACGAGTTGATGGAGGAGATGGGCCGGCTGCAGGAGGAGCTCGACCACGCCGACGCCTGGGACCTCGACTCGCAGCTCGAGCAGGCGATGGACGCGTTGCGCTGCCCGCCGCCCGACGAGCCGGTGACCCACCTGTCCGGGGGTGAGCGGCGCCGCGTCGCGCTGTGCAAGCTGCTGCTGTCCAAGCCGGACCTGTTGCTGCTCGACGAGCCCACCAACCACCTCGACGCCGAGAGCGTGCTGTGGCTGGAGCAACACCTGGCCGAGTACAAGGGTGCGGTGCTCGCCGTCACGCACGACCGCTACTTCCTGGACAACGTCGCCGAGTGGATCCTGGAACTGGACCGCGGCCGGGCGTACCCGTACGAGGGCAACTACTCGACCTATCTGGAGAAGAAGGCCGAGCGCCTCGAGGTGCAGGGCCGTAAGGACGCCAAGCTGCACAAGCGGCTCAAGGAGGAGCTGGCCTGGGTCCGCTCCGGGACCAAGGCGCGTCAGGCCAAGGGCAAGGCCCGGCTGCAGCGCTACGAGGAGATGGCGGCGGAGGCCGAGAAGAGCCGCAAGCTCGACTTCGAGGAGATCCAGATCCCGACCCCGCCGCGGCTGGGCAACGTCGTGGTGGAGGTGAAGAACCTCGACAAGGGCTACGACGGCCGGCCGCTGATCAAGGATCTGTCGTTCACGCTCCCGCGTAACGGCATCGTCGGCGTCATCGGGCCCAACGGTGTCGGTAAGACCACCCTGTTCAAAACCATCGTGGGTCTGGAGGAGCCGGACAGCGGCACCGTCAAGATCGGTGAGACCGTCAAGCTCAGCTACGTCGACCAGACCCGCGCGGGCATCGATCCCAACAAGACGGTGTGGGAAGTGGTGTCCGACGGGCTCGACTACATCGAGGTGGGCCAGAACGAGATCCCGTCCCGCGCCTACGTCTCGGCGTTCGGGTTCAAGGGCCCGGATCAGCAGAAGCCGGCCGGGGTGCTGTCGGGTGGTGAACGCAACCGGCTCAACCTGGCGCTCACCCTCAAGGAGGGCGGCAACCTGATCCTGCTCGACGAACCGACCAACGACCTCGACGTCGAAACGCTGGGCTCGCTGGAGAACGCGCTGGAGAAGTTCCCCGGCTGTGCCGTCGTGATCAGCCACGACCGCTGGTTCCTGGACCGGGTCTGCACGCACATCCTGGCGTGGGAGGGCACCGAGGACAACCCGGCACAGTGGTTCTGGTTCGAGGGCAACTTCGCCGCCTACGAGGAGAACAAGGTCGCACGGCTCGGCCCCGAGGCGGCACGCCCGCACCGGGTCACCCACCGGCGCCTCACCCGCGACTAA
- a CDS encoding glycerol-3-phosphate 1-O-acyltransferase — protein MTPYTDPFASFTATDDALVLASVSSPAEMRLLDDWLATQRRRNPSCRIEVLRLPADDNPPPGVVAQLVELLNADEDRAVVPARVFWVPGGLPAKFPLMQLMTGRDTYRPPDRLQGLILRRDPSRARVVAGEPAKVSEMRQQWSDTTVAENERDFARFVLRRALLAIERVEYRLLGPEYKSPRLVKPEMLASARFRAGLEKIPGATVAAAGNLLDEMATGWSRLAVDLVPMLSRAIYSRGFDPRIDYDRDQVEVMRRGLEAHPAVMLWSHRSNLDSAVLTVALHENRLPPAHLFAGINMSFPPLGSILRRSGVIFIRRNIGDDPLYKYVLKEYIGYIVEKRFNLSWSIEGTRSRTGKMLPPKLGLLSYVADAYLDGRTDDLLLQPVSISFDQLHETAEYAAYARGGEKTPENVGWLFDFIKAQGERNYGKIYVRFPEAVSMREYLGPPHGPIAHDEAAKRLALQKMAFEVAWRILRATPVNATGLVSALLLATRGVALTLDQLHHTLQDSLDYLERKQTPVTNSALRLCTPEGVRAAVDALSNGHPVTCVDSGREPVWYIAPADEHQAAFYRNSLIHAFLETSIVELALAHAARADGDRVEAFWSQVMRLRDLLKFDFYFADSATFRENVAEEMSWHNDWESSLTTGGDHVRALLADKKPLLAGAMLRPFFEAYEIVADVLRDAPGHVDEKDLTTRALGLGKQYVAQGRVRSTESVSALLFATARQVAADQQLFGPHSPDLMERRAAFRTELRDILADMDTIEQISRRQFFVREAARRAASDRAEA, from the coding sequence ATGACCCCGTACACCGACCCGTTCGCCAGTTTCACCGCGACCGACGACGCGTTGGTGCTGGCGTCGGTGTCCTCGCCGGCGGAGATGCGCCTCCTCGACGACTGGTTGGCGACCCAGCGGCGCCGCAACCCCAGCTGCCGGATCGAGGTGCTGCGGCTGCCCGCCGACGACAACCCACCGCCCGGGGTGGTGGCACAACTGGTGGAACTTCTCAACGCCGACGAGGACCGCGCGGTCGTGCCGGCCCGGGTGTTCTGGGTGCCGGGTGGACTGCCCGCCAAGTTCCCGTTGATGCAGCTGATGACCGGCCGGGACACCTACCGCCCGCCGGACCGGCTGCAGGGCCTCATCCTGAGACGGGATCCGTCCCGGGCGCGGGTGGTGGCCGGTGAACCGGCGAAGGTGTCCGAGATGCGGCAGCAGTGGAGTGACACCACCGTCGCCGAGAACGAACGCGACTTCGCCCGCTTCGTGCTGCGCCGGGCGCTGCTGGCGATCGAGCGGGTGGAATACCGGCTGCTGGGACCGGAATACAAGTCGCCGCGACTGGTCAAACCGGAGATGTTGGCCTCGGCCAGATTCCGCGCCGGGCTGGAGAAGATCCCCGGTGCCACCGTCGCGGCCGCCGGGAATCTGCTCGACGAGATGGCCACCGGGTGGAGTCGGCTGGCGGTGGATCTGGTCCCGATGCTCAGCCGGGCCATCTACAGCCGCGGCTTCGATCCGCGGATCGACTACGACCGCGACCAGGTCGAGGTGATGCGACGCGGGCTGGAGGCGCACCCCGCGGTGATGTTGTGGTCCCACCGGTCCAATCTGGACAGCGCCGTGCTCACCGTCGCGTTGCACGAGAACCGGCTGCCACCGGCGCACCTGTTCGCCGGCATCAACATGTCGTTCCCGCCGCTGGGCAGCATCCTGCGCCGCTCCGGGGTCATCTTCATCCGGCGCAACATCGGCGACGACCCGCTGTACAAGTACGTGCTCAAGGAGTACATCGGCTACATCGTCGAGAAACGCTTCAACCTGAGCTGGTCGATCGAGGGCACCCGGTCTCGGACCGGAAAGATGTTGCCGCCCAAACTCGGACTGCTCAGTTACGTCGCCGACGCCTACCTCGACGGCCGCACCGACGACCTGCTGCTGCAGCCGGTGTCGATCAGCTTCGACCAGCTGCACGAGACCGCCGAGTACGCGGCCTACGCCCGGGGCGGGGAGAAGACCCCCGAGAACGTGGGCTGGTTGTTCGACTTCATCAAAGCGCAGGGGGAGCGCAACTACGGCAAGATCTATGTCCGCTTCCCCGAGGCGGTCTCGATGCGCGAATACCTCGGCCCGCCGCACGGGCCGATCGCGCACGACGAGGCCGCCAAACGCCTGGCGCTGCAGAAGATGGCGTTCGAGGTGGCATGGCGGATCCTGCGGGCGACACCGGTCAACGCGACCGGATTGGTGTCGGCGCTGCTGCTGGCCACCCGCGGGGTGGCGCTCACCCTCGACCAGCTGCATCACACCCTGCAGGATTCCCTGGACTATCTGGAACGCAAACAGACCCCGGTGACCAACAGCGCCCTGCGGCTGTGTACCCCGGAGGGGGTTCGCGCGGCGGTCGACGCCTTGTCCAACGGTCACCCCGTCACCTGTGTCGACAGCGGCCGCGAACCGGTCTGGTACATCGCACCGGCCGACGAACATCAGGCGGCGTTCTACCGCAACTCGCTGATTCACGCGTTCCTGGAGACGTCCATCGTCGAACTGGCGTTGGCGCACGCGGCCCGGGCCGACGGGGACCGGGTGGAGGCGTTCTGGTCGCAGGTCATGCGGTTGCGGGACCTGCTGAAGTTCGACTTCTACTTCGCCGACTCGGCCACCTTCCGCGAGAACGTGGCCGAGGAGATGTCCTGGCACAACGACTGGGAGTCCTCGCTGACCACGGGCGGCGATCACGTCCGGGCGTTGCTGGCGGACAAGAAACCGTTGCTGGCCGGGGCGATGCTGCGGCCCTTCTTCGAGGCCTACGAGATCGTCGCGGACGTGCTGCGGGACGCACCCGGTCACGTCGACGAGAAGGACCTCACCACACGCGCGCTCGGGCTCGGCAAGCAGTACGTCGCCCAGGGCCGGGTCCGCAGCACCGAATCGGTGTCGGCGTTGTTGTTCGCCACCGCGCGGCAGGTGGCCGCGGATCAACAACTGTTCGGTCCGCACAGCCCGGATCTGATGGAGCGGCGTGCCGCGTTCCGCACCGAACTGCGCGACATCCTGGCCGACATGGACACCATCGAGCAGATCTCCCGGCGGCAGTTCTTCGTCCGGGAGGCGGCCCGGCGGGCGGCGTCCGACCGCGCCGAGGCGTGA
- a CDS encoding HAD-IB family hydrolase/lysophospholipid acyltransferase family protein, which produces MTAEDRRAERDEEERTLRLPGSVAEIEASPPGPEIGAFFDLDGTLVAGFTGVIMTRERLRRRELSVGEFIGLVQAGLNHQLGRAEFEDLIGRGARMLRGSSLSDIDELAERLFVQKIQNRIYPEMRELVRAHQARGHTVVLSSSALTVQVEPVARYLGIENILSNKFEVDENGCITGEVNRPIIWGPGKARAVQAFAAERGIDLSRSYFYADGDEDVALMYLVGNPRPTNPAGKMASVAAKRGWPILRFTSRRGSNPVSQVRTAVGVASLLPVAAGAVGVGLLSRSRRAGVNFLTSVWGKLLLAATGVELNVLGEENLTAERPAVFIFNHRNQVDPVIAGRLVKDNFTMVGKKELADDPLLGMLGKVMDVAFIDRSDPTAAVEGLRKVEELAAKGVSILIAPEGTRVDTNEVGPFKKGAFRIAMATGIPIVPIVIRNAEVVAARNSTTFNPGKVDVVVYPPIPVDDWTVEELPERIAEVRQLYLDTLKAWPRKHLPLPELYTRPRGPAKKAPVKKSQAKKTQAKKTPVKKTQAKKAQAKKAQAGKSADHPPGLGTQERS; this is translated from the coding sequence ATGACCGCGGAGGACCGCCGCGCCGAGCGCGACGAGGAGGAGCGCACGCTGCGGCTGCCGGGTTCGGTCGCCGAGATCGAAGCCAGCCCTCCCGGACCCGAGATCGGCGCGTTCTTCGACCTGGACGGCACCCTGGTGGCCGGGTTCACCGGGGTGATCATGACGCGGGAGCGGCTGCGGCGGCGTGAACTCAGCGTCGGCGAGTTCATCGGGCTGGTCCAGGCCGGCCTCAACCATCAGCTCGGCCGTGCGGAGTTCGAGGATCTGATCGGCAGGGGTGCCCGGATGCTGCGCGGCAGTTCACTTTCCGATATCGACGAGCTCGCCGAACGGTTGTTCGTGCAGAAGATCCAGAACCGCATCTACCCGGAGATGCGCGAACTCGTCCGCGCCCATCAGGCCCGTGGACACACCGTGGTGCTCAGTTCGTCGGCGTTGACGGTGCAGGTCGAGCCGGTGGCCCGCTACCTCGGTATCGAGAACATCCTCAGCAACAAGTTCGAGGTGGACGAGAACGGTTGCATCACCGGAGAAGTGAATCGCCCGATCATCTGGGGCCCGGGAAAGGCCCGTGCGGTACAGGCTTTCGCCGCCGAGCGCGGTATCGACCTGTCCAGGAGCTACTTCTACGCCGACGGCGACGAAGACGTCGCGCTGATGTATCTGGTCGGCAATCCGCGGCCCACCAACCCGGCCGGGAAGATGGCGTCGGTGGCGGCCAAACGCGGCTGGCCGATCCTGCGGTTCACCAGCCGGCGGGGGAGCAACCCCGTCTCGCAGGTGCGCACCGCGGTCGGGGTGGCGTCGTTGCTGCCGGTGGCGGCAGGGGCGGTGGGTGTGGGGCTGCTCAGCCGCAGTCGTCGCGCCGGGGTGAACTTTCTGACGTCGGTGTGGGGGAAGCTGTTGCTGGCGGCCACCGGTGTCGAACTCAATGTGCTCGGCGAGGAGAACCTGACCGCCGAGCGGCCCGCGGTGTTCATCTTCAACCACCGCAATCAGGTGGATCCGGTCATCGCCGGCCGGCTGGTCAAGGACAACTTCACCATGGTCGGCAAGAAGGAGCTCGCTGACGACCCACTGCTGGGCATGCTGGGCAAGGTGATGGATGTGGCGTTCATCGACCGGTCCGATCCGACCGCCGCGGTCGAGGGTCTACGCAAGGTGGAAGAGCTTGCGGCCAAGGGTGTTTCGATTCTGATCGCGCCCGAGGGCACCCGGGTGGACACCAACGAGGTGGGCCCGTTCAAGAAGGGCGCGTTCCGCATCGCGATGGCGACGGGTATCCCGATCGTGCCCATCGTGATCCGCAATGCCGAGGTGGTGGCCGCCCGCAACTCCACCACCTTCAATCCCGGCAAGGTCGATGTGGTGGTGTATCCGCCGATACCGGTGGACGACTGGACGGTGGAGGAGCTGCCCGAGCGCATCGCCGAGGTCCGTCAGCTCTACCTCGACACGCTCAAGGCGTGGCCGCGTAAGCATCTGCCGCTGCCCGAGCTGTACACCCGGCCGCGCGGCCCCGCGAAGAAGGCCCCGGTGAAGAAGAGTCAGGCCAAGAAGACCCAGGCCAAGAAGACCCCGGTGAAGAAGACTCAGGCGAAGAAGGCTCAGGCCAAGAAGGCTCAGGCCGGGAAATCCGCCGATCACCCGCCAGGTCTCGGCACGCAGGAGCGGTCATGA
- a CDS encoding TspO/MBR family protein, with amino-acid sequence MAGGMAMRDGRSGGGVDGRSGGGVGTDSRGRLLLPPAVSLATAATLLVNYLANALPINGQRTGDVTRRIDVYFAPAGYVFSIWSIIYLGLLAYSVYLGFVLMRRRRDSGAARAVAPWYLLTAAANCTWLVAWHHNRFAVSMALMLVLLVSLIVIYRRQAARPPVSTVEKWSVHIPFRVYLGWISVATIANATVALDAAGWDGFGLSEPTWGVIMVLVAAALGLVMLVRFADTAYALVLIWALTGIAVELRDTTAILTAALAGAAVLAVALAVTVLRRRGGRPAPAT; translated from the coding sequence ATGGCGGGCGGCATGGCGATGCGCGACGGCCGCAGCGGCGGCGGTGTCGACGGCCGCAGCGGCGGCGGTGTCGGGACCGATTCCCGGGGCCGGCTGCTGTTGCCGCCGGCGGTGAGCCTGGCCACCGCGGCCACCCTGCTGGTCAACTATCTGGCCAACGCGTTGCCGATCAACGGTCAGCGCACCGGCGATGTCACCCGGCGCATCGACGTGTACTTCGCGCCGGCCGGCTATGTGTTCTCCATCTGGTCGATCATCTATCTGGGCCTGCTCGCCTACAGCGTCTACTTGGGTTTCGTCCTGATGCGTCGCCGGCGCGACAGTGGCGCCGCCCGCGCCGTCGCCCCGTGGTACCTGCTGACCGCCGCGGCCAACTGCACCTGGCTGGTGGCATGGCATCACAACCGGTTCGCGGTCAGCATGGCGTTGATGCTGGTGCTGCTGGTCAGCCTGATCGTGATCTATCGCCGGCAGGCCGCCCGCCCACCCGTCTCCACCGTGGAGAAGTGGTCGGTGCACATCCCGTTCCGGGTCTACCTCGGTTGGATCTCGGTGGCGACCATCGCCAATGCGACCGTGGCCCTCGACGCCGCGGGCTGGGACGGCTTCGGCCTCTCCGAACCGACCTGGGGCGTGATCATGGTGCTGGTGGCCGCCGCCCTGGGGTTGGTGATGCTCGTGCGGTTCGCCGACACCGCCTATGCGCTGGTGCTGATCTGGGCGCTGACCGGCATCGCCGTCGAGTTGCGCGACACCACCGCGATCCTGACCGCCGCACTGGCCGGCGCGGCCGTGTTGGCGGTGGCCCTCGCCGTCACCGTCCTGCGCAGGCGCGGCGGCCGGCCGGCCCCCGCGACCTGA